A window of Streptomyces gilvosporeus contains these coding sequences:
- a CDS encoding glycosyltransferase family 2 protein: protein MRLTIVVPCYNEEAVVELFDHRVRDSLDQLDGVEYELCYVDDGSSDSTLDRLRALRLRHSRNTRYLSFSRNFGKEAAMLAGLREATGDAVVFMDADLQHPPELIARMLDLHALGHDQVVARRSRAGDGVARSTFSRFYYRLVNRLVDVELMDGMGDFRLLSRPAMDALLSLPEYNRFSKGLFAWIGFDTATVDCPNAAREAGETKWRLGSLVNYGMDGLISFNNRPLRVSIYAGLAMAGVAFLYAAAVVILASVNGIDVPGYVTLLVSVAGLGGLQMVMIGLVGEYIGRIYYETKRRPHYLVKEAKPQPAATPHHRPVRRTRCARRTPPSRTGGARAR from the coding sequence ATGAGACTGACGATCGTCGTCCCCTGCTACAACGAGGAAGCCGTCGTCGAGCTGTTCGACCACAGGGTCCGGGACAGTCTGGACCAGCTCGACGGTGTCGAATACGAACTGTGCTATGTGGATGACGGAAGCAGCGACAGCACACTGGACCGGCTGCGTGCCTTGCGGCTGCGACACAGCCGGAACACCCGCTACCTGTCCTTCAGCCGCAACTTCGGCAAGGAGGCAGCCATGCTGGCCGGTCTGCGAGAAGCCACGGGTGACGCCGTGGTCTTCATGGACGCCGACCTCCAGCACCCGCCAGAGCTCATCGCCCGGATGCTCGACCTCCACGCCCTGGGTCATGACCAGGTTGTCGCCCGGCGTTCCCGCGCCGGGGACGGGGTGGCGCGCTCCACGTTTAGCCGGTTCTACTACCGTCTGGTCAACAGGCTGGTGGACGTCGAACTGATGGACGGCATGGGCGACTTCCGCCTACTGTCCCGTCCCGCCATGGATGCGCTGCTCTCCCTCCCGGAATACAACCGCTTCTCCAAAGGACTGTTCGCCTGGATCGGCTTCGACACCGCAACCGTCGACTGCCCGAACGCCGCTCGCGAGGCAGGGGAGACCAAGTGGCGCCTGGGCTCCCTGGTGAACTACGGGATGGACGGACTCATCTCGTTCAACAACCGCCCTCTGCGCGTGTCAATTTACGCGGGACTGGCGATGGCCGGAGTGGCGTTCCTCTACGCGGCGGCGGTCGTCATCCTGGCGTCCGTCAACGGGATCGACGTCCCCGGCTATGTCACCCTGCTGGTCTCCGTGGCGGGGCTCGGCGGACTGCAAATGGTGATGATCGGCCTCGTGGGCGAGTACATCGGGCGTATCTACTACGAGACCAAACGGCGCCCGCACTACCTGGTGAAAGAAGCCAAGCCTCAGCCTGCTGCCACCCCTCACCACCGCCCCGTCCGCCGCACACGGTGCGCCCGCAGGACACCGCCTTCCCGTACGGGCGGCGCACGGGCACGTTGA
- a CDS encoding YfhO family protein — protein sequence MAAYCIGSAGHGIYPFGPRGRAINDLGNQFVPLHAHLWDLVHGAGGGDLFLNWNSGFGVPFLADFFTYLAYPFSWLVLLFARSAVDLPVFLGELLCIGSAAALMTGFLGRLRPGSPWLRAQLGAGYGVCAWALNDASADPMWLWGLAALPLLCTVMDWALQRRRWVTGCLLVAVCWYGNFYTAAMASLCAILVLLARMLMAGQCRASLRILLRAGSTLVVGVALAAPVLLVCGAASRDSQTPQPRAYHRVNPFDFLAQLLPAGRSPHSVPYMAIGMLGLVLLLSLPFLRAVPLRERCAWLGLIAVVAASFAWKPTVLLWHGLALPNGSHYRAAFVLSALMTMAAWSALARRPGPPPLLGGSVLLLVLALITASRPGVHRYTWISLAVVGTGTVSALLALHLTRGRRLPTRAVGAALAALVLLGSALSAYASTVLRDQMRFYAPHPTMNAQSEAARTAVLVASIWPVGRSDPGPHQFADNDPLLVGGQGGSYYSSYVPAGTAHTLRALGLGWYMHGRHLLSPGDDGSRALFGITSYLAASRPTHSGFVQRRTGPAAPLVTVHPADTTGPRHADNPFALQNLLLKDAVWNVPVPVPLSRAGVPAPVRDSQGWSVPAAPRDAPQPALAVRCPVGSKVYLDAPWFAGRVHAPDTHVLLRGAREKTSNRLQPLGTVPASGSLAVAFSATTAQTLPPAPVGCLSPSALAHAASRLRTTGAITVTAGRHTMSARLPRASSGTAVFAITAVPGWSCSVDGAAALPGNSYHGLLAAPLGSGATKVSCSYWPPGLTPGLAVTAAALLTLIVVSTACRLQRPTAGTASGTLAPRTRRRATADQQSGHARGR from the coding sequence ATGGCCGCGTACTGCATCGGCAGCGCAGGACATGGCATCTACCCCTTCGGGCCGCGCGGGCGGGCGATCAACGATCTCGGCAACCAGTTCGTCCCGCTCCACGCCCACCTGTGGGACCTTGTGCACGGGGCCGGTGGCGGCGACCTGTTCCTTAACTGGAACAGCGGTTTCGGCGTACCGTTTCTGGCGGACTTCTTCACTTACCTGGCCTACCCGTTCTCCTGGCTGGTCCTTCTCTTCGCGCGCAGTGCCGTCGATCTGCCGGTCTTCCTCGGCGAGCTGCTGTGCATCGGTTCCGCTGCGGCGCTGATGACCGGCTTTCTGGGCCGGCTGCGGCCCGGCTCGCCCTGGCTGCGGGCTCAGCTCGGAGCCGGCTACGGGGTCTGTGCCTGGGCCCTGAACGATGCTTCCGCCGACCCGATGTGGCTGTGGGGCCTGGCTGCTCTGCCTCTGCTGTGCACCGTCATGGACTGGGCGCTGCAGCGGCGCCGCTGGGTGACGGGCTGTCTGCTGGTGGCGGTGTGCTGGTACGGCAACTTCTACACCGCTGCCATGGCCTCGCTCTGCGCGATACTGGTTTTGCTGGCACGGATGCTGATGGCCGGGCAGTGTCGGGCGTCGTTGCGGATCTTGCTGCGGGCCGGGTCGACGCTGGTGGTCGGAGTGGCGCTGGCGGCACCGGTGCTTCTGGTCTGCGGAGCGGCGAGCAGGGACTCGCAAACGCCCCAACCCAGGGCATATCACCGAGTCAACCCTTTTGACTTCCTTGCCCAGTTGCTGCCGGCGGGTCGCAGCCCCCACTCGGTGCCCTACATGGCAATCGGCATGCTGGGGCTGGTACTGCTGCTGTCTCTGCCGTTCCTGCGCGCCGTGCCGCTGCGTGAACGGTGCGCCTGGCTGGGGCTGATCGCGGTGGTCGCCGCCTCCTTCGCGTGGAAGCCGACGGTCCTGTTGTGGCACGGCCTTGCACTGCCCAACGGCAGCCACTACCGCGCGGCGTTCGTCCTCAGCGCGCTGATGACGATGGCAGCCTGGTCGGCGCTGGCCCGCCGACCGGGGCCGCCGCCGCTGCTCGGCGGATCCGTGCTGCTGCTGGTGCTCGCACTGATCACCGCGAGCCGCCCCGGCGTGCACCGGTACACCTGGATCTCGCTGGCTGTGGTCGGCACCGGTACCGTTTCGGCGCTGCTTGCCCTGCACCTGACCCGCGGGCGCCGACTGCCGACCCGAGCGGTCGGCGCCGCGCTGGCGGCGCTCGTTCTTCTTGGCTCCGCCCTCTCGGCATACGCCTCCACGGTGCTCCGCGACCAGATGAGGTTCTACGCCCCGCATCCGACCATGAACGCGCAGAGCGAGGCCGCCCGGACTGCTGTCCTCGTTGCGAGCATCTGGCCCGTGGGACGCTCTGACCCCGGACCACACCAGTTCGCGGACAACGACCCGCTATTGGTAGGTGGCCAAGGGGGCTCCTACTACAGCAGCTACGTCCCTGCCGGCACCGCCCACACTCTCCGCGCGCTCGGCCTCGGCTGGTACATGCACGGGCGCCACCTGCTCAGCCCCGGCGACGACGGTTCACGCGCACTGTTCGGTATCACCAGCTATCTCGCAGCTTCCCGGCCGACACACAGCGGGTTCGTCCAGCGGCGCACCGGTCCGGCAGCTCCCCTGGTCACCGTGCACCCGGCAGACACGACGGGGCCCAGACACGCTGACAACCCATTCGCCCTCCAGAACCTCCTGCTGAAAGATGCGGTGTGGAACGTTCCCGTGCCGGTGCCGCTAAGCCGTGCCGGCGTCCCTGCACCGGTACGCGACAGCCAGGGCTGGTCCGTCCCGGCAGCACCTCGGGACGCTCCTCAGCCGGCCCTCGCCGTCCGCTGCCCGGTGGGGAGCAAGGTATACCTCGACGCGCCCTGGTTCGCTGGCCGGGTTCACGCCCCGGACACCCACGTCCTGCTGCGCGGCGCCCGGGAGAAGACCAGCAACCGGCTGCAGCCCCTTGGCACCGTCCCGGCCAGCGGCTCCCTAGCGGTCGCCTTCAGCGCAACCACCGCGCAGACACTGCCCCCGGCCCCGGTCGGCTGCCTCTCCCCGTCCGCACTGGCTCATGCCGCCTCCCGGCTACGGACCACCGGCGCCATCACCGTGACCGCAGGCCGTCACACCATGAGCGCGCGGCTGCCACGGGCCAGTAGCGGAACGGCCGTCTTCGCCATCACCGCCGTCCCGGGGTGGAGCTGCTCGGTCGATGGGGCCGCCGCTCTGCCGGGCAACTCCTACCACGGGCTGCTGGCCGCCCCGCTCGGCTCGGGCGCCACCAAGGTGTCGTGTTCCTACTGGCCACCGGGCCTGACGCCAGGGCTGGCCGTCACCGCTGCGGCACTGCTCACCCTGATCGTCGTGTCGACCGCCTGCCGACTACAGCGACCAACGGCTGGGACAGCGAGCGGAACCCTCGCTCCTCGGACCCGGCGACGAGCGACAGCCGACCAGCAGTCCGGACACGCACGAGGGAGGTGA